DNA from Armatimonadota bacterium:
CGAGCGCATCAAGGCCTACGTGGTGGAGGTGCGCCAGGGAACCCGCGGACCCCAGATCGTGGTCTCCCGCACCCACCCCGGCCTGCTCAAGCGGCTGTTCGAACTGGAGGTGCCGGAGATCTACGAGGGCATCGTGGAGATCAAGGCCATCGCCCGGGAGGCCGGCGCCCGCAGCAAGATCGCCGTGGCCTCCCGGGACAAGAACGTGGACGCCGTGGGCGCCTGCGTGGGCCCCAAAGGGTCCCGGGTCCAGGCCATCGTGGACGAGCTGAAGGGGGAGAAGATCGACATCGTGCCCTGGCACCCCGACCCCGCCCAGTTCGTCGCCGGCGCCCTCAGCCCCGCCAAGGTGTCGCGGGTGGAGATCGACGAGGAGACCAAGACGGCGCTGGTCATCGTGCCCGACACCCAGCTGTCCCTGGCCATCGGGCGCGAGGGACAGAACGCGCGGCTGGCGGCCAAGCTGACCGGCTGGCGCATCGACATCAAGAGCGAGAGCCAGATCAAGGAGATCGAGGCCCGCAAGCTCTTCGTGGACCTGCCCGAGGAGGAGGCCGCCCCGGTGGGGGCGGAGGGATCGTCTCCCCCGACCGATGCCGGCGCCCGCACAGAGGTGCCGGCGCCTTCGGTCGGCGCGGCCGGCCAGCCGACTGGATCTGCGACGGGGACGACCGATGCCTAAGTCGCGCACCATTCCCACCCGGATGTGCGTGGCCTGCCGCACCGCGCGCCCCAAGAGGGATCTGGTGCGGGTGGTGCGCACCCCGTCGGGAGCCGTCGTGGTCGATCCCACCGGCAAGCTGGCCGGGCGCGGGGCGTACGTGTGCCCGTCGGTGGACTGCGCCCGCTCCGGCGTGCGCGAGGGCCGCCTGGCCCATGCGCTGCAGGCGCCCCTGCCGGAGGGGCTGGAGGCGGATCTGCTGCGGGTGGTGGAGAGCGTACTGGCCGCCCGGGCCGGGGCCGATCGCCCCAAGGTGATCCGGATTCCGGCGGCCGGCCGCCGGGCCACCACGTAGCGGATCCGGGAGGAGGGCGCGACAGGATGCGAGTGCACGAGCTGGCCAGGGAACTGGGCATGACCAGCAAGGCCCTGATGGACCTGCTGGCCAGCATGAACATCCAGGTCAAAAGTCACAGCAGCTCCCTGGACGCAGCCACGGTGGAGCGGGTGCGCCGGCGGGTCAAAGGCCAGCCTGAGACCAAGCCGGCTCCCGCCCCCGCCCGGGAGGCCCGAACGCCCACGGGGGAGAGGATCCTGGGGCTGCGCAAGATCACGCCGCCTCCTCCGCCGCCCCCGCCGGAGCCCGCGGCCGCGCCCCCGCAGCCCGAACCGGTGACTCCCGCTCCGGAGCCCCGGCCGGCCCCGCCGGCACCTGCGCCGGAACCGGTAGCCGCACGTCCGGTCGAGCCGCGCCCCGCCCCGCCCGCAGGGCCGGAGGCGGCTCCGCCGGCCCGACCCGCCAGGCCCGCTCCCGCCGCTCCGCCGGCCGCAGGGCCCGCCAAACCCGCGGCGAAGGAAACGCGCCCGGTCATCCGACCGGCGGCCGCGGCCCCTCCACGGGTGTCTCCGCGCCCGCCGGTGCCACCGCGCAAGGAGGCTCCCCCGCGCCCGGCCGTGCCGCGCCCGCCGGTGGAACCGCCTCCGGTCCCGCCGCCTCCTCCAGTGGCGCCGGCTCCGGCGCCGGTCACAGCGCCCAAGGAGCGCCCTCCCAAGGTCAAGGAGCGCATTCCCCCGCCGCCTCCTCCAGAGCCGGCCGCGCCTCCCGTGGTGGCTCCGGAGGTGGAGCTCACCGGCCCGGTGACCGTCGGCGAACTGGCGTCAAAGCTGGGCGTGCCGGCCGGCGAGGTGATCAAACGGCTGCTGGAACAGGGAGTGCTCGCCGGGATCAACCAGCAGATCTCCCTGGAGGTCGCCACCCGGGTGGCCGAGTCGCTGGGGTCGCGCGTCCGCCGTCCCGAGCCGGCGCCCGCCGCGGCCGCTCCGGGGGCCCGCCGACTGGAGGTGAGCCGCGACGCCACGGCTCCGCCTCGGCCGCCGGTCGTCACCATCATGGGACACGTGGACCACGGCAAGACGTCGCTGCTGGATGCCATCCGACAGACCGATGTGGCGGCCCGGGAAGTGGGCGGCATCACCCAGCACATCGGCGCCTCCACGGTGGACGTGGACGGCCGCCGGATCGTCTTCATCGACACGCCTGGCCACGAGGCCTTCACCACCCTGCGCGCGCGGGGCGCCCAGGTCACCGATATCGCCGTGCTGGTGGTGGCCGCCGACGACGGCGTCATGCCGCAGACCGTCGAAGCCCTCAACCACGCCCGGGCGGCCGGCGTGCCGGTGGTGGTGGCGATCAACAAGATCGACCTGCCCCAGGCCAACGTGGACCGGGTGAAGCAGCAGCTCAGCGAGCTGGGCCTGGTGCCCGAGGACTGGGGCGGCGACACCGTGGTGGTGCCGGTGTCCGCCCGCACCCGCCAGGGGATCCGGGACCTGCTGGAGATGCTCCTCCTGGTCGCCGACCTGCAGGACCTGCGGGCGCCGGTGGACCGGCCGGCCCGGGGAACCATCATCGAGGCGCGCCTGGACCGGGGGCGCGGCCCGGTAGCCACGGTCCTGGTCCAGGAGGGCACCCTGCGGGTGGGTGACGCGGTGGTGGCCGGGACCACCGCCGGCCGCGTGCGCGCCATGACCGACGCCCGGGGCGAGCGGCTGCAGGAGGCCACGCCCGGCACCCCGGTGGAGGTGGTAGGCCTGGACGACGTGCCCACGGCCGGCGACCTGCTGGAGGTGGTCCGCGACGAGCGCCTGGCTCGCGCCATCGTCGAGGAGCGCCGCGAGCGGCGCCGCGCCGCCGAAGCGGCGGTGGCGCCTCCGGAAGAAGCGCCCGCCGAGGGCGGTCCCCGCGAGCTGCGGGTCATCGTCAAGGCCGACACCCACGGGTCGGTGGAGGCCCTGCTCCAGTCGCTGCCCCGCCTGGCCACCCCGGAGGTGGGCGTGCGGGTGCTCCACGCGGCGGTGGGAAACGTCACCGAGTCGGACGTCATGCTGGCGGCGGCCAGCCGGGCGCTCATCGTGGGCTTCAACGTCCGCCCGGACCCGCCCGTGCGCAAGGTCGCCGAACAGGAGCGGGTGGAGATCGTCACCCACCGCATCATCTACGAGGCCCTGGACGACCTGCGCCAGCGCATCCGCGGCCTGCTGGCGCCGCGGCGGCGGGAGGTGGTCCTGGGGCGGGCCGAGGTCCGCCAGACCTTCACCATCTCCCGGGTGGGCACGGTCGCCGGCTGCTACGTGGCGTCGGGGGTGGTGACCCGCGGCGCCGCCGTCCGGGTCGTCCGGGACGGGGTGGTCGTGCACGACGGCCGCATCGCGTCCCTGCGCCGCTTCAAGGAGGATGTGCGCGAGGTGACCGAAGGGTTCGAGTGCGGCATCGCCCTGGAGCGGTTCGGCGACATCAAGGTCGGAGACATCCTGGAAGCCTACGAGGTCCGCGAAGAGCCGGCCTAGGGGGGAGGGGCCCGGGCCGGAAAGCGGGACGGCGCGGTCCGTCCCGGGACAGACATGGTCATCGGCGTGTTGCAGGTCGAGCTCACCCTGCCGGCCAGCCACAGCCTCAAGGACAAGCGCCGGCTGGTGAAGAGCCTGCTGGACCGGCTCCACAACGAGTTCAACGTGGCCGCCGCCGAGGTGGACGCCCAGGACGATCACCGCCACGCCCACCTGGCGGTCACGTGCGTGAGTACCGACGCCCGCCACGCCAACCGGATCCTGTCGCGGATCATGGAGGTGGTGGAGCGGGAGTCGGAGATGATCGTGGTGCGCTACGAGATGGAGTTGCGGTGATGAGGCCGGCCACAGATCCCCATCCCGCGGGTTGAGGGCCCATGTCCCACCGTCCCGACAAGGTCAGGGAGTTCATCCGCGAGCAGGTCAGCGACATCCTCCACCATCAGGTCAAGGACCCGCGCATCGGGTTCGTGTCGGTGACCGAGGTGGAGATCAGTCCCGACCTGCGCCACGCCCGGGTCTTCGTCAGCGTCCTGGGCGACGAGCAGGCCAAGGCCCAGACCATGGCCGGCCTGCACAGCGCGGCGGGCTTTGTGCGGGGCGAACTGGGCCGTCGGCTGCAGATGCGCTTTGTGCCCGAGATCACCTTCCGGCTGGACGAGTCCATCGAGCGCGGGACCCGGGTCGTGTCTCTGATCCGCCGGCTGAGCGGTCCCCCCGACGGGAAGGAGGCCCATGAGCACCCTGGCGGCGCAGATCGCGACGACGCTGCGGGCCAGTCGTGACGTCCTCGTGATCTGCCACGTCGATCCCGACGGCGACTGCCTGGGGTCGGCCCTGGCCCTCGGGCTGGCCCTGACCCGGGTGGGTGTACCGGCCCGAGTCGGCAGCGCCGACGGAGTGCCCGAGCCGTTCCGCGCGCTGCCCGGCGCGTCCGCGGTGGTCACCACCCCGCCGCCCGGGCCCTGGGACGCGGCCGTGGCAGTGGAGTGCAGTTCGCCCGACCGGGCCGGCGCGTTCGCGGAGGTGCTGGCCCGCGCGCGGGTGGTGGTCAACGTTGACCACCACCTCACCAACACCGGCTACGGCCACCTGGTATACCTCGACCCGTCCGCCGCGGCGGTCGGGGAGATGGTGGCCGAGATCATCCGGGCCCTGGGCGTCCCGCTGGACCGGGAGATCGCCCAGGCCCTGCTCACCGCCGTGGTGACCGACACCGGCGCGTTCCGCTACCCGAATACCTCCCCGCAGACGCTGCGGCTGGCCGCCGAGCTGATGGAGGCGGGTGGCTCGGTGGCGGAGATCGTCGAGCGCGTGTACGAGACGCGCACGGCGGCGGGCCTGCGGCTGCTGGGCCTGGCCCTGGCGAGCCTGCGGGTCTCGCCCGACGGCCGCGTGGCGTGGACCACGGTCACCCCCGCCATGCTGGCGCAGGCCGGGGCGGCGCCGGAGGACACCACGGGCATCGTGGGGGTGCTCCGGCAGATCCGGGGGGTGAAGGTGGCGCTCCTGTTCGAGCAGACCCCCGACGGCGTGCGGGTCGGCATCCGCTCCCGGGACGGGGTGCGCTCCCACGTGATCGCCGAGGCGTTCGGCGGAGGGGGGCACCCGGGGGCGGCCGGATTCACGGCCGCGGGCCGGCTGGAGGAGGTGGTGGCCGCCACCCTGGCCGAAGTCGAGCGCGAACTGCGCCGCGATGGCGCCGACGTCCCCGCCGGCCCGGCCTCCGCGCCCGCCCGGGAGGCGGAGCAGACGGGGTGAGGATCGGCCTGGTTGCCTGCCGCCTATGACCGGACCTGCTCCTGCCCTGTCGGTGGACGGCATCCTGGTGGTCTGCAAACCCGTGGGCATGACCTCCCACGACGTGGTGGACGCCGTCCGGGACCTCGCCGGCACCCGTCGGGTGGGCCATACGGGCACCCTGGACCCCGGCGCCGCCGGCGTTCTGGTTCTGGCCATCAACCGCGCCACCCGGGTCGCCGAATTCCTGGCGGAGGCCGACAAGACCTACCGGGTGGAGGTGACCTTCGGCCGCTCCACCGATACGGGCGACATCTACGGGCGCACGGTGCGCGAGACCCACCCGGCGACCGTCACCGCCGAGCAGGTGGAAGACGCCCTCCCGCTGTACCTGGGCGAGATCGAGCAGGTCCCTCCCATGGCCTCGGCGGTCCGGGTGGGCGGGCGGCGACTGTATGAGCTGGCCCGCCGCGGGCAGACCGTCCAGCCGCCGGCCCGCCGGGTGCGGATCTACCGGCTGGAGCTGCGGGAGTTCATCCCCGGCGATCCGCCGCGCGCCATCCTGGATGTGGCGTGCTCCAAGGGCACGTACGTGCGACGGTTGTGCACCGATCTCGGCGAGACGCTGGGGTGCGGCGCCGTCGCCTCCTTCATGGTGCGCACGCGGGTGGGGCGGTACGAGCTGGCGCACAGCCACACCCTCGAAGAGCTCCAGGAGGCCGCCTCCGGCGGCCGGCTGGCCCAGCTCATCCTGCCGGTGGACGACGCGCTGGCCGACTACCCGGCGGTGGACCTGCTGCCTCTCCAGCGGCGGGCCGCGGTGCACGGGCAGGCCATCCCCCTGTTCCGCATTCCCCACTGGCAGCGGCTGGCGGGGGCGCGGGTGGTGCGGTTGCGGGACTCCCACGGCCTGGTGGCCCTGGCCCGGGTGGAGGACGGCCTGCTGAAACCATTCAAGGTGCTGCGGGAGTCCTGAATGGAGGTTGTCCACGGCCTGCAGGACATCCCGACCGCGCGGCGGCCCCTGGTGGTGGCCCTGGGCACGTTCGACGGCGTCCACCGGGGGCACCAGGCGCTGATCGCCGCCGCCCGCCGGCGCGCGG
Protein-coding regions in this window:
- a CDS encoding YlxR family protein; translation: MPKSRTIPTRMCVACRTARPKRDLVRVVRTPSGAVVVDPTGKLAGRGAYVCPSVDCARSGVREGRLAHALQAPLPEGLEADLLRVVESVLAARAGADRPKVIRIPAAGRRATT
- the nusA gene encoding transcription termination factor NusA, with the protein product MNAELMKALEQIEEEKGISKEVIIEAIEAALLSAYKKNYGASAQNMRIELDRETGEMRAYQIRTVVETVEDEHTQISLAEVQQWDPTAKVGDVVEVEVTPKDFGRIAAQTAKQVVVQRLREAERDLVYKEFRDREGDIVTGTVQRIERRNVYLDLGRIEAVLPPTEQIPRESYRQNERIKAYVVEVRQGTRGPQIVVSRTHPGLLKRLFELEVPEIYEGIVEIKAIAREAGARSKIAVASRDKNVDAVGACVGPKGSRVQAIVDELKGEKIDIVPWHPDPAQFVAGALSPAKVSRVEIDEETKTALVIVPDTQLSLAIGREGQNARLAAKLTGWRIDIKSESQIKEIEARKLFVDLPEEEAAPVGAEGSSPPTDAGARTEVPAPSVGAAGQPTGSATGTTDA
- the rbfA gene encoding 30S ribosome-binding factor RbfA — translated: MSHRPDKVREFIREQVSDILHHQVKDPRIGFVSVTEVEISPDLRHARVFVSVLGDEQAKAQTMAGLHSAAGFVRGELGRRLQMRFVPEITFRLDESIERGTRVVSLIRRLSGPPDGKEAHEHPGGADRDDAAGQS
- a CDS encoding bifunctional oligoribonuclease/PAP phosphatase NrnA, which translates into the protein MSTLAAQIATTLRASRDVLVICHVDPDGDCLGSALALGLALTRVGVPARVGSADGVPEPFRALPGASAVVTTPPPGPWDAAVAVECSSPDRAGAFAEVLARARVVVNVDHHLTNTGYGHLVYLDPSAAAVGEMVAEIIRALGVPLDREIAQALLTAVVTDTGAFRYPNTSPQTLRLAAELMEAGGSVAEIVERVYETRTAAGLRLLGLALASLRVSPDGRVAWTTVTPAMLAQAGAAPEDTTGIVGVLRQIRGVKVALLFEQTPDGVRVGIRSRDGVRSHVIAEAFGGGGHPGAAGFTAAGRLEEVVAATLAEVERELRRDGADVPAGPASAPAREAEQTG
- the infB gene encoding translation initiation factor IF-2, producing the protein MRVHELARELGMTSKALMDLLASMNIQVKSHSSSLDAATVERVRRRVKGQPETKPAPAPAREARTPTGERILGLRKITPPPPPPPPEPAAAPPQPEPVTPAPEPRPAPPAPAPEPVAARPVEPRPAPPAGPEAAPPARPARPAPAAPPAAGPAKPAAKETRPVIRPAAAAPPRVSPRPPVPPRKEAPPRPAVPRPPVEPPPVPPPPPVAPAPAPVTAPKERPPKVKERIPPPPPPEPAAPPVVAPEVELTGPVTVGELASKLGVPAGEVIKRLLEQGVLAGINQQISLEVATRVAESLGSRVRRPEPAPAAAAPGARRLEVSRDATAPPRPPVVTIMGHVDHGKTSLLDAIRQTDVAAREVGGITQHIGASTVDVDGRRIVFIDTPGHEAFTTLRARGAQVTDIAVLVVAADDGVMPQTVEALNHARAAGVPVVVAINKIDLPQANVDRVKQQLSELGLVPEDWGGDTVVVPVSARTRQGIRDLLEMLLLVADLQDLRAPVDRPARGTIIEARLDRGRGPVATVLVQEGTLRVGDAVVAGTTAGRVRAMTDARGERLQEATPGTPVEVVGLDDVPTAGDLLEVVRDERLARAIVEERRERRRAAEAAVAPPEEAPAEGGPRELRVIVKADTHGSVEALLQSLPRLATPEVGVRVLHAAVGNVTESDVMLAAASRALIVGFNVRPDPPVRKVAEQERVEIVTHRIIYEALDDLRQRIRGLLAPRRREVVLGRAEVRQTFTISRVGTVAGCYVASGVVTRGAAVRVVRDGVVVHDGRIASLRRFKEDVREVTEGFECGIALERFGDIKVGDILEAYEVREEPA
- the truB gene encoding tRNA pseudouridine(55) synthase TruB translates to MTGPAPALSVDGILVVCKPVGMTSHDVVDAVRDLAGTRRVGHTGTLDPGAAGVLVLAINRATRVAEFLAEADKTYRVEVTFGRSTDTGDIYGRTVRETHPATVTAEQVEDALPLYLGEIEQVPPMASAVRVGGRRLYELARRGQTVQPPARRVRIYRLELREFIPGDPPRAILDVACSKGTYVRRLCTDLGETLGCGAVASFMVRTRVGRYELAHSHTLEELQEAASGGRLAQLILPVDDALADYPAVDLLPLQRRAAVHGQAIPLFRIPHWQRLAGARVVRLRDSHGLVALARVEDGLLKPFKVLRES
- a CDS encoding DUF503 domain-containing protein; translated protein: MVIGVLQVELTLPASHSLKDKRRLVKSLLDRLHNEFNVAAAEVDAQDDHRHAHLAVTCVSTDARHANRILSRIMEVVERESEMIVVRYEMELR